In the genome of Gadus morhua chromosome 12, gadMor3.0, whole genome shotgun sequence, one region contains:
- the kita gene encoding mast/stem cell growth factor receptor kita isoform X1, whose product MEYHWILFSVVLQLTIHPGRPRPTIAPGGAHLVVPLNSPLSLRCSGQRVVQWRREAGSRVRGEVRTPGMSVLHVPRATAVQMGRYVCLEESTGEQASIYVYVKDPDNAFRRSMVFNILTRVGDSVSIPCLATDPALVNLRLETCKGRALAPGLQYSATLEAGVTIYSTEKAFEGCYVCSGQLGEAEVRSGRYDLTVRPAPVAPPEIHLQAPKRMILTKGQSLSLACNTSNANGDIKLKWNTPPGSGAVWYPQQPAQVASASHILAENFTHVRSAVLRIKAVLAQDAGRYQCEALNEKGASTKSVWLEVYAKGFIHVRPVENSTIKVRSGESLSLVVSMEAYPKPNNFTWNFMGQALANTTDHVITTDNHSHSYSSELRLVRLKMAEGGVYTFYASNGDATVNQSFTVFVISKPEIVSHEGPVDGQVRCVAEGFPAPQISWYYCEKPYVRCSQQVNSTLEEQDVITITVFSPLFGKTGVESRVNVSTRRFHTLECVATVEGEQAYTLFSISAERRVTHALFTPLLIGSVSAATVLCLVLVVLFYKYLQKPKYQIQWKVIEGIHGNNYVYIDPTQLPYDNQWEFPRDKLRFGKTLGSGAFGKVVEATAYGLSKADSVMTVAVKMLKPSAHATEKEALMSELKVLSYLGNHMNIVNLLGACTVGGPTLVITEFCCFGDLLNFLRRKRETFFSSKMEDDCYYRNILRHSNPGSDGRNGYMVMNPSGTDPSPCTSSSERRRSLRKGGSNSDEDVTSQMLQEDSLSLDTEDLLSFSYQVAKGMDFLATKNCIHRDLAARNILLTQGRVAKICDFGLARDITTDSNYVVKGNARLPVKWMSLESIFECVYTFESDVWSYGILLWEIFSLGNSPYPGMPVDSKFYKLIKEGYRMDAPDFAPSEMYQIMRSCWDADPCQRPPFRKIVERIEKQLSDTTKHIYLNFNSRITGSAGARGDPPTQNASLHYPNPGILGTHSQPLLAQDEVFLEGMSLRAHRV is encoded by the exons GGCGTCCCAGGCCAACCATCGCCCCGGGTGGTGCTCACCTGGTGGTGCCCCTCAACAGCCCCCTCAGCCTGCGCTGCTCCGGCCAGCGGGTGGTGCAGTGGCGGCGGGAGGCCGGGTCCCGGGTTCGGGGGGAGGTGAGGACCCCTGGGATGTCTGTCCTCCACGTCCCCCGCGCCACGGCTGTCCAGATGGGCCGCTACGTCTGCCTGGAGGAGAGCACCGGGGAGCAAGCCTCCATCTACGTCTACGTGAAAG ACCCTGACAATGCCTTCCGGAGGTCCATGGTGTTCAACATCCTGACGCGAGTGGGAGACAGCGTCTCCATTCCCTGCCTGGCCACCGACCCGGCCCTGGTCAACCTGAGGCTAGAGACCTGCAAGGGCCGGGCGCTGGCCCCGGGCCTCCAGTACTCGGCCACCCTGGAGGCGGGCGTCACCATCTACAGTACGGAGAAGGCCTTCGAGGGCTGCTACGTGTGCAGCGGGCAGCTGGGAGAAGCCGAGGTCCGCTCAGGCCGCTACGACCTGACCGTGCGGCCAG CCCCGGTCGCCCCTCCTGAGATCCATCTCCAAGCCCCGAAACGCATGATCCTGACCAAGGGACAGAGCCTCTCCCTGGCCTGCAACACCAGCAACGCAAACGGCGACATCAAACTCAAGTGGAACACTCCCCCTGGCTCG GGTGCCGTCTGGTATCCACAGCAGCCAGCTCAGGTGGCCAGCGCCTCTCACATCCTGGCCGAGAACTTCACCCACGTGCGCAGCGCTGTGCTCCGCATCAAGGCCGTGCTCGCCCAGGATGCCGGCCGCTACCAGTGCGAGGCGTTGAACGAGAAAGGCGCGAGCACCAAGTCGGTCTGGCTGGAGGTTTACG CCAAAGGTTTCATTCATGTTCGCCCGGTGGAGAACAGCACCATCAAGGTGCGGTCGGGGGAGAGCCTGTCCCTGGTGGTCAGCATGGAGGCTTACCCTAAACCCAACAACTTTACCTGGAACTTCATGGGCCAGGCCCTGGCCAACACCACCGACCATGTGATCACCACAGACAACCACTCACACAG TTACAGCAGTGAGCTGAGGTTGGTTCGCCTGAAAATGGCTGAAGGGGGCGTGTACACGTTTTACGCCTCCAACGGCGACGCCACAGTCAACCAGTCCTTCACGGTCTTCGTGATCA GTAAACCGGAAATTGTTTCACACGAGGGGCCGGTGGACGGACAGGTGCGCTGCGTTGCCGAGGGCTTCCCAGCACCTCAGATCTCCTGGTACTACTGCGAGAAGCCCTATGTCAG gTGCTCCCAACAGGTGAACAGCACTCTGGAGGAGCAGGACGTTATCACAATCACCGTCTTCAGCCCGCTGTTCGGCAAGACCGGGGTGGAGAGCCGCGTGAACGTCAGCACCCGCAGGTTCCACACACTGGAGTGCGTCGCAACagtggagggggagcaggccTACACCCTCTTCTCCATCAGTG CAGAGAGGAGGGTCACTCATGCCCTCTTCACCCCCCTGCTCATTGGCTCAGTGTCTGCCGCCACCGTCCTGTGCCTGGTTCTAGTTGTGCTCTTCTACAAGTACCTGCAG AAACCCAAATACCAGATCCAGTGGAAGGTCATCGAGGGCATCCATGGCAACAACTATGTGTATATTGACCCCACCCAGCTGCCGTATGACAACCAGTGGGAGTTTCCCAGAGACAAGTTGCGATTCG GGAAAACGCTGGGATCGGGGGCGTTTGGGAAGGTGGTAGAAGCTACGGCGTACGGACTATCCAAGGCCGACTCAGTCATGACCGTTGCCGTGAAAATGCTCAAAC CAAGTGCCCACGCCACAGAGAAAGAGGCACTGATGTCCGAgctcaaagttctcagttacctCGGAAACCACATGAACATCGTCAACCTTTTGGGAGCCTGCACCGTTGGAG GTCCGACCCTGGTGATCACTGAGTTCTGCTGCTTCGGTGACCTGCTGAACTTCCTgcggaggaagagggagacatTCTTCAGCTCCAAGATGGAGGATGACTGCTACTACAGAAACATCCTCCGGCATAGTAACCCTGGCAG CGACGGCAGGAACGGCTACATGGTGATGAATCCTTCTGGCACTGACCCATCGCCCTGCACCTCCTCGTCCGAGAGGAGGCGCTCGCTACGCAAAG GCGGGTCCAACAGTGACGAGGACGTGACCAGTCAGATGCTGCAGGAGGACAGTCTGAGCCTCGACACAGAGGACCTGCTCAGCTTCTCCTACCAGGTCGCCAAGGGGATGGACTTCCTCGCCACCAAAAAT tgTATTCACAGAGACCTAGCAGCCAGAAATATTCTGCTGACCCAGGGGAGAGTGGCCAAGATCTGTGACTTCGGTCTGGCCCGGGACATCACCACTGACTCCAACTATGTGGTCAAAGGCAAT GCTCGTCTGCCGGTGAAGTGGATGTCGCTGGAGAGCATCTTCGAGTGTGTGTACACCTTCGAGAGCGACGTCTGGTCCTACGGCATCCTGCTCTGGGAGATCTTCTCACTCG GAAATAGCCCTTACCCAGGTATGCCAGtggactccaagttttacaagCTGATTAAGGAGGGCTACAGAATGGACGCCCCAGACTTTGCCCCGAGCGAAAT GTACCAGATCATGAGGTCCTGCTGGGATGCAGACCCCTGTCAGAGACCACCCTTCAGGAAGATAGTAGAGAGAATCGAGAAGCAGCTGTCAGACACCACCAAACAC atcTATCTGAACTTTAACTCGAGGATCACAGGGTCCGCCGGGGCCAGGGGGGACCCACCAACCCAGAATGCATCACTACACTATCCTAACCCTGGCATTCTTGGCACCCACAGCCAGCCGCTACTGGCCCAGGACGAGGTCTTCCTGGAGGGAATGAGCCTAAGGGCACACCGTGTGTGA
- the kita gene encoding mast/stem cell growth factor receptor kita isoform X4: MEYHWILFSVVLQLTIHPGRPRPTIAPGGAHLVVPLNSPLSLRCSGQRVVQWRREAGSRVRGEVRTPGMSVLHVPRATAVQMGRYVCLEESTGEQASIYVYVKDPDNAFRRSMVFNILTRVGDSVSIPCLATDPALVNLRLETCKGRALAPGLQYSATLEAGVTIYSTEKAFEGCYVCSGQLGEAEVRSGRYDLTVRPAPVAPPEIHLQAPKRMILTKGQSLSLACNTSNANGDIKLKWNTPPGSPAQVASASHILAENFTHVRSAVLRIKAVLAQDAGRYQCEALNEKGASTKSVWLEVYAKGFIHVRPVENSTIKVRSGESLSLVVSMEAYPKPNNFTWNFMGQALANTTDHVITTDNHSHSYSSELRLVRLKMAEGGVYTFYASNGDATVNQSFTVFVISKPEIVSHEGPVDGQVRCVAEGFPAPQISWYYCEKPYVRCSQQVNSTLEEQDVITITVFSPLFGKTGVESRVNVSTRRFHTLECVATVEGEQAYTLFSISAERRVTHALFTPLLIGSVSAATVLCLVLVVLFYKYLQKPKYQIQWKVIEGIHGNNYVYIDPTQLPYDNQWEFPRDKLRFGKTLGSGAFGKVVEATAYGLSKADSVMTVAVKMLKPSAHATEKEALMSELKVLSYLGNHMNIVNLLGACTVGGPTLVITEFCCFGDLLNFLRRKRETFFSSKMEDDCYYRNILRHSNPGSDGRNGYMVMNPSGTDPSPCTSSSERRRSLRKGGSNSDEDVTSQMLQEDSLSLDTEDLLSFSYQVAKGMDFLATKNCIHRDLAARNILLTQGRVAKICDFGLARDITTDSNYVVKGNARLPVKWMSLESIFECVYTFESDVWSYGILLWEIFSLGNSPYPGMPVDSKFYKLIKEGYRMDAPDFAPSEMYQIMRSCWDADPCQRPPFRKIVERIEKQLSDTTKHIYLNFNSRITGSAGARGDPPTQNASLHYPNPGILGTHSQPLLAQDEVFLEGMSLRAHRV, translated from the exons GGCGTCCCAGGCCAACCATCGCCCCGGGTGGTGCTCACCTGGTGGTGCCCCTCAACAGCCCCCTCAGCCTGCGCTGCTCCGGCCAGCGGGTGGTGCAGTGGCGGCGGGAGGCCGGGTCCCGGGTTCGGGGGGAGGTGAGGACCCCTGGGATGTCTGTCCTCCACGTCCCCCGCGCCACGGCTGTCCAGATGGGCCGCTACGTCTGCCTGGAGGAGAGCACCGGGGAGCAAGCCTCCATCTACGTCTACGTGAAAG ACCCTGACAATGCCTTCCGGAGGTCCATGGTGTTCAACATCCTGACGCGAGTGGGAGACAGCGTCTCCATTCCCTGCCTGGCCACCGACCCGGCCCTGGTCAACCTGAGGCTAGAGACCTGCAAGGGCCGGGCGCTGGCCCCGGGCCTCCAGTACTCGGCCACCCTGGAGGCGGGCGTCACCATCTACAGTACGGAGAAGGCCTTCGAGGGCTGCTACGTGTGCAGCGGGCAGCTGGGAGAAGCCGAGGTCCGCTCAGGCCGCTACGACCTGACCGTGCGGCCAG CCCCGGTCGCCCCTCCTGAGATCCATCTCCAAGCCCCGAAACGCATGATCCTGACCAAGGGACAGAGCCTCTCCCTGGCCTGCAACACCAGCAACGCAAACGGCGACATCAAACTCAAGTGGAACACTCCCCCTGGCTCG CCAGCTCAGGTGGCCAGCGCCTCTCACATCCTGGCCGAGAACTTCACCCACGTGCGCAGCGCTGTGCTCCGCATCAAGGCCGTGCTCGCCCAGGATGCCGGCCGCTACCAGTGCGAGGCGTTGAACGAGAAAGGCGCGAGCACCAAGTCGGTCTGGCTGGAGGTTTACG CCAAAGGTTTCATTCATGTTCGCCCGGTGGAGAACAGCACCATCAAGGTGCGGTCGGGGGAGAGCCTGTCCCTGGTGGTCAGCATGGAGGCTTACCCTAAACCCAACAACTTTACCTGGAACTTCATGGGCCAGGCCCTGGCCAACACCACCGACCATGTGATCACCACAGACAACCACTCACACAG TTACAGCAGTGAGCTGAGGTTGGTTCGCCTGAAAATGGCTGAAGGGGGCGTGTACACGTTTTACGCCTCCAACGGCGACGCCACAGTCAACCAGTCCTTCACGGTCTTCGTGATCA GTAAACCGGAAATTGTTTCACACGAGGGGCCGGTGGACGGACAGGTGCGCTGCGTTGCCGAGGGCTTCCCAGCACCTCAGATCTCCTGGTACTACTGCGAGAAGCCCTATGTCAG gTGCTCCCAACAGGTGAACAGCACTCTGGAGGAGCAGGACGTTATCACAATCACCGTCTTCAGCCCGCTGTTCGGCAAGACCGGGGTGGAGAGCCGCGTGAACGTCAGCACCCGCAGGTTCCACACACTGGAGTGCGTCGCAACagtggagggggagcaggccTACACCCTCTTCTCCATCAGTG CAGAGAGGAGGGTCACTCATGCCCTCTTCACCCCCCTGCTCATTGGCTCAGTGTCTGCCGCCACCGTCCTGTGCCTGGTTCTAGTTGTGCTCTTCTACAAGTACCTGCAG AAACCCAAATACCAGATCCAGTGGAAGGTCATCGAGGGCATCCATGGCAACAACTATGTGTATATTGACCCCACCCAGCTGCCGTATGACAACCAGTGGGAGTTTCCCAGAGACAAGTTGCGATTCG GGAAAACGCTGGGATCGGGGGCGTTTGGGAAGGTGGTAGAAGCTACGGCGTACGGACTATCCAAGGCCGACTCAGTCATGACCGTTGCCGTGAAAATGCTCAAAC CAAGTGCCCACGCCACAGAGAAAGAGGCACTGATGTCCGAgctcaaagttctcagttacctCGGAAACCACATGAACATCGTCAACCTTTTGGGAGCCTGCACCGTTGGAG GTCCGACCCTGGTGATCACTGAGTTCTGCTGCTTCGGTGACCTGCTGAACTTCCTgcggaggaagagggagacatTCTTCAGCTCCAAGATGGAGGATGACTGCTACTACAGAAACATCCTCCGGCATAGTAACCCTGGCAG CGACGGCAGGAACGGCTACATGGTGATGAATCCTTCTGGCACTGACCCATCGCCCTGCACCTCCTCGTCCGAGAGGAGGCGCTCGCTACGCAAAG GCGGGTCCAACAGTGACGAGGACGTGACCAGTCAGATGCTGCAGGAGGACAGTCTGAGCCTCGACACAGAGGACCTGCTCAGCTTCTCCTACCAGGTCGCCAAGGGGATGGACTTCCTCGCCACCAAAAAT tgTATTCACAGAGACCTAGCAGCCAGAAATATTCTGCTGACCCAGGGGAGAGTGGCCAAGATCTGTGACTTCGGTCTGGCCCGGGACATCACCACTGACTCCAACTATGTGGTCAAAGGCAAT GCTCGTCTGCCGGTGAAGTGGATGTCGCTGGAGAGCATCTTCGAGTGTGTGTACACCTTCGAGAGCGACGTCTGGTCCTACGGCATCCTGCTCTGGGAGATCTTCTCACTCG GAAATAGCCCTTACCCAGGTATGCCAGtggactccaagttttacaagCTGATTAAGGAGGGCTACAGAATGGACGCCCCAGACTTTGCCCCGAGCGAAAT GTACCAGATCATGAGGTCCTGCTGGGATGCAGACCCCTGTCAGAGACCACCCTTCAGGAAGATAGTAGAGAGAATCGAGAAGCAGCTGTCAGACACCACCAAACAC atcTATCTGAACTTTAACTCGAGGATCACAGGGTCCGCCGGGGCCAGGGGGGACCCACCAACCCAGAATGCATCACTACACTATCCTAACCCTGGCATTCTTGGCACCCACAGCCAGCCGCTACTGGCCCAGGACGAGGTCTTCCTGGAGGGAATGAGCCTAAGGGCACACCGTGTGTGA
- the kita gene encoding mast/stem cell growth factor receptor kita isoform X6, translated as MEYHWILFSVVLQLTIHPGRPRPTIAPGGAHLVVPLNSPLSLRCSGQRVVQWRREAGSRVRGEVRTPGMSVLHVPRATAVQMGRYVCLEESTGEQASIYVYVKDPDNAFRRSMVFNILTRVGDSVSIPCLATDPALVNLRLETCKGRALAPGLQYSATLEAGVTIYSTEKAFEGCYVCSGQLGEAEVRSGRYDLTVRPAPVAPPEIHLQAPKRMILTKGQSLSLACNTSNANGDIKLKWNTPPGSPAQVASASHILAENFTHVRSAVLRIKAVLAQDAGRYQCEALNEKGASTKSVWLEVYAKGFIHVRPVENSTIKVRSGESLSLVVSMEAYPKPNNFTWNFMGQALANTTDHVITTDNHSHSYSSELRLVRLKMAEGGVYTFYASNGDATVNQSFTVFVISKPEIVSHEGPVDGQVRCVAEGFPAPQISWYYCEKPYVRCSQQVNSTLEEQDVITITVFSPLFGKTGVESRVNVSTRRFHTLECVATVEGEQAYTLFSISERRVTHALFTPLLIGSVSAATVLCLVLVVLFYKYLQKPKYQIQWKVIEGIHGNNYVYIDPTQLPYDNQWEFPRDKLRFGKTLGSGAFGKVVEATAYGLSKADSVMTVAVKMLKPSAHATEKEALMSELKVLSYLGNHMNIVNLLGACTVGGPTLVITEFCCFGDLLNFLRRKRETFFSSKMEDDCYYRNILRHSNPGSDGRNGYMVMNPSGTDPSPCTSSSERRRSLRKGGSNSDEDVTSQMLQEDSLSLDTEDLLSFSYQVAKGMDFLATKNCIHRDLAARNILLTQGRVAKICDFGLARDITTDSNYVVKGNARLPVKWMSLESIFECVYTFESDVWSYGILLWEIFSLGNSPYPGMPVDSKFYKLIKEGYRMDAPDFAPSEMYQIMRSCWDADPCQRPPFRKIVERIEKQLSDTTKHIYLNFNSRITGSAGARGDPPTQNASLHYPNPGILGTHSQPLLAQDEVFLEGMSLRAHRV; from the exons GGCGTCCCAGGCCAACCATCGCCCCGGGTGGTGCTCACCTGGTGGTGCCCCTCAACAGCCCCCTCAGCCTGCGCTGCTCCGGCCAGCGGGTGGTGCAGTGGCGGCGGGAGGCCGGGTCCCGGGTTCGGGGGGAGGTGAGGACCCCTGGGATGTCTGTCCTCCACGTCCCCCGCGCCACGGCTGTCCAGATGGGCCGCTACGTCTGCCTGGAGGAGAGCACCGGGGAGCAAGCCTCCATCTACGTCTACGTGAAAG ACCCTGACAATGCCTTCCGGAGGTCCATGGTGTTCAACATCCTGACGCGAGTGGGAGACAGCGTCTCCATTCCCTGCCTGGCCACCGACCCGGCCCTGGTCAACCTGAGGCTAGAGACCTGCAAGGGCCGGGCGCTGGCCCCGGGCCTCCAGTACTCGGCCACCCTGGAGGCGGGCGTCACCATCTACAGTACGGAGAAGGCCTTCGAGGGCTGCTACGTGTGCAGCGGGCAGCTGGGAGAAGCCGAGGTCCGCTCAGGCCGCTACGACCTGACCGTGCGGCCAG CCCCGGTCGCCCCTCCTGAGATCCATCTCCAAGCCCCGAAACGCATGATCCTGACCAAGGGACAGAGCCTCTCCCTGGCCTGCAACACCAGCAACGCAAACGGCGACATCAAACTCAAGTGGAACACTCCCCCTGGCTCG CCAGCTCAGGTGGCCAGCGCCTCTCACATCCTGGCCGAGAACTTCACCCACGTGCGCAGCGCTGTGCTCCGCATCAAGGCCGTGCTCGCCCAGGATGCCGGCCGCTACCAGTGCGAGGCGTTGAACGAGAAAGGCGCGAGCACCAAGTCGGTCTGGCTGGAGGTTTACG CCAAAGGTTTCATTCATGTTCGCCCGGTGGAGAACAGCACCATCAAGGTGCGGTCGGGGGAGAGCCTGTCCCTGGTGGTCAGCATGGAGGCTTACCCTAAACCCAACAACTTTACCTGGAACTTCATGGGCCAGGCCCTGGCCAACACCACCGACCATGTGATCACCACAGACAACCACTCACACAG TTACAGCAGTGAGCTGAGGTTGGTTCGCCTGAAAATGGCTGAAGGGGGCGTGTACACGTTTTACGCCTCCAACGGCGACGCCACAGTCAACCAGTCCTTCACGGTCTTCGTGATCA GTAAACCGGAAATTGTTTCACACGAGGGGCCGGTGGACGGACAGGTGCGCTGCGTTGCCGAGGGCTTCCCAGCACCTCAGATCTCCTGGTACTACTGCGAGAAGCCCTATGTCAG gTGCTCCCAACAGGTGAACAGCACTCTGGAGGAGCAGGACGTTATCACAATCACCGTCTTCAGCCCGCTGTTCGGCAAGACCGGGGTGGAGAGCCGCGTGAACGTCAGCACCCGCAGGTTCCACACACTGGAGTGCGTCGCAACagtggagggggagcaggccTACACCCTCTTCTCCATCAGTG AGAGGAGGGTCACTCATGCCCTCTTCACCCCCCTGCTCATTGGCTCAGTGTCTGCCGCCACCGTCCTGTGCCTGGTTCTAGTTGTGCTCTTCTACAAGTACCTGCAG AAACCCAAATACCAGATCCAGTGGAAGGTCATCGAGGGCATCCATGGCAACAACTATGTGTATATTGACCCCACCCAGCTGCCGTATGACAACCAGTGGGAGTTTCCCAGAGACAAGTTGCGATTCG GGAAAACGCTGGGATCGGGGGCGTTTGGGAAGGTGGTAGAAGCTACGGCGTACGGACTATCCAAGGCCGACTCAGTCATGACCGTTGCCGTGAAAATGCTCAAAC CAAGTGCCCACGCCACAGAGAAAGAGGCACTGATGTCCGAgctcaaagttctcagttacctCGGAAACCACATGAACATCGTCAACCTTTTGGGAGCCTGCACCGTTGGAG GTCCGACCCTGGTGATCACTGAGTTCTGCTGCTTCGGTGACCTGCTGAACTTCCTgcggaggaagagggagacatTCTTCAGCTCCAAGATGGAGGATGACTGCTACTACAGAAACATCCTCCGGCATAGTAACCCTGGCAG CGACGGCAGGAACGGCTACATGGTGATGAATCCTTCTGGCACTGACCCATCGCCCTGCACCTCCTCGTCCGAGAGGAGGCGCTCGCTACGCAAAG GCGGGTCCAACAGTGACGAGGACGTGACCAGTCAGATGCTGCAGGAGGACAGTCTGAGCCTCGACACAGAGGACCTGCTCAGCTTCTCCTACCAGGTCGCCAAGGGGATGGACTTCCTCGCCACCAAAAAT tgTATTCACAGAGACCTAGCAGCCAGAAATATTCTGCTGACCCAGGGGAGAGTGGCCAAGATCTGTGACTTCGGTCTGGCCCGGGACATCACCACTGACTCCAACTATGTGGTCAAAGGCAAT GCTCGTCTGCCGGTGAAGTGGATGTCGCTGGAGAGCATCTTCGAGTGTGTGTACACCTTCGAGAGCGACGTCTGGTCCTACGGCATCCTGCTCTGGGAGATCTTCTCACTCG GAAATAGCCCTTACCCAGGTATGCCAGtggactccaagttttacaagCTGATTAAGGAGGGCTACAGAATGGACGCCCCAGACTTTGCCCCGAGCGAAAT GTACCAGATCATGAGGTCCTGCTGGGATGCAGACCCCTGTCAGAGACCACCCTTCAGGAAGATAGTAGAGAGAATCGAGAAGCAGCTGTCAGACACCACCAAACAC atcTATCTGAACTTTAACTCGAGGATCACAGGGTCCGCCGGGGCCAGGGGGGACCCACCAACCCAGAATGCATCACTACACTATCCTAACCCTGGCATTCTTGGCACCCACAGCCAGCCGCTACTGGCCCAGGACGAGGTCTTCCTGGAGGGAATGAGCCTAAGGGCACACCGTGTGTGA